The Daphnia pulex isolate KAP4 chromosome 3, ASM2113471v1 genome includes a region encoding these proteins:
- the LOC124190278 gene encoding uncharacterized protein LOC124190278, producing the protein MYSHPAYFAPAYSAQAYNDSKYADITITCQTDERNLDGCSQWSYAGSDYTTREESQVQKKMHGIAYNSYGNSTYKDVMGNTNKESSCWVSPEGEKFTLTWSADEAGF; encoded by the exons ATGTATAGTCATCCAGCTTACTTCGCACCTGCCTACTCTGCACAAGCATACAATGATAGCAAATATGCAGACATCACCATCACATGCCAAACTGATGAGCGCAACCTTGATGGCTGCAGCCAATGGAG CTACGCTGGATCTGACTACACCACCCGCGAGGAATCACAGGTCCAGAAGAAGATGCATGGCATTGCATACAACTCATACGGCAACTCCACCTACAAGGATGTTATGGGCAACACCAACAAGGAATCTTCCTGCTGGGTTTCCCCTGAAGgcgagaaattcactttgacctgGTCTGCCGATGAAGCCGGTTTCTAG